One genomic window of Motacilla alba alba isolate MOTALB_02 chromosome 1, Motacilla_alba_V1.0_pri, whole genome shotgun sequence includes the following:
- the KLHL15 gene encoding kelch-like protein 15 yields MAGDVEGFSSSIHDTSVSAGFRALYEEGLLLDVTLVIEDHQFQAHKALLATQSDYFRIMFTADMRERDQDKIHLKGLTATGFSHVLQFMYYGTIELSMNTVHEILQAAMYVQLIEVVKFCCSFLLAKICLENCAEIMRLLDDFGVNIEGVREKLDSFLLENFVPLMSRPDFLSYLSFEKLMSYLDNDHLSRFPEIELYEAVQAWLRHDRRRWRHTDTIIQNIRFCLMTPSSVFEKVKTSEFYRYSRQLRHEVDQAMNYFHSVHQQPLMEMKSNKIRSAKPQTAVFRGMIGHSMVNSKILLLHKPRVWWELEGPQVPLRPDCLAIVNNFVFLLGGEELGPDGEFHASSKVFRYDPRQNTWLRMADMSVPRSEFAVGVIGRYVYAVAGRTRDETFYSTERYDITEDKWEFVDPYPVNKYGHEGTVLGNKLYITGGITSSSTSKQVCVFDPSKEGTVEQRTRRTQVVTNCWENKCKMNYARCFHKMISYNGKLYVFGGVCVILRASFESQGCPSTEVYDPDTDQWTILASMPIGRSGHGVAVLDKQIMVLGGLCYNGHYSDSILTFDPEENKWKEDEYPRMPCKLDGLQVCSLHFPEYVLEHVRRCS; encoded by the exons ATGGCAGGGGACGTGGAAGGGTTTAGCTCCTCCATCCATGACACCAGTGTCTCTGCAGGATTCAGAGCACTGTATGAGGAGGGATTGCTTCTTGATGTCACACTTGTCATTGAAGACCACCAGTTTCAGGCCCATAAAGCTCTGCTTGCCACCCAGAGTGATTACTTCAGGATTATGTTCACAGCAGACATGCGAGAACGAGATCAGGACAAAATCCATTTGAAAGGTCTGACAGCTACAGGCTTCAGTCATGTCCTCCAATTCATGTACTATGGAACTATTGAACTGAGTATGAACACTGTTCATGAAATCCTTCAGGCTGCCATGTATGTCCAGCTTATAGAGGTGGTAaagttttgctgctcttttctcttAGCTAAAATCTGCTTAGAAAACTGTGCAGAAATTATGAGACTTCTGGATGATTTTGGTGTAAACATCGAAGGAGTCAGGGAAAAACTGGATTCCTTTCTGCTAGAGAATTTTGTGCCGCTCATGTCCAGACCTGACTTTCTTTCATATCTGAGCTTTGAGAAGCTCATGTCTTACTTGGATAATGATCATCTGAGCAGGTTTCCAGAGATAGAGCTGTATGAAGCTGTTCAGGCCTGGCTGCGCCATGATAGAAGACGCTGGAGACATACGGACACCATCATTCAGAACATCAGGTTTTGTTTGATGACACCATCCAGTGTGTTTGAGAAG GTAAAAACATCAGAGTTTTATCGGTACTCCCGGCAGCTGCGACATGAGGTTGACCAAGCCATGAATTATTTTCATAGCGTTCACCAGCAGCCTTTGATGGAAATGAAATCGAACAAAATTCGTTCTGCCAAACCCCAGACTGCAGTGTTTAGAGGAATGATAGGACACAGTATGGTAAACAGTAAAATTCTTCTCTTGCACAAACCGAGGGTCTGGTGGGAACTAGAGGGTCCTCAAGTACCTTTACGACCAGACTGCCTTGCCATTGTAAATAACTTCGTGTTCTTATTAGGTGGGGAAGAACTGGGGCCAGATGGTGAGTTCCATGCTTCATCCAAAGTGTTCAGATATGACCCAAGACAGAACACTTGGTTACGAATGGCAGACATGTCCGTGCCTCGTTCCGAGTTTGCTGTCGGAGTGATTGGCAGGTATGTTTATGCAGTGGCTGGCAGAACCAGGGATGAAACGTTCTACTCCACTGAACGGTATGATATTACTGAAGATAAATGGGAATTTGTGGATCCCTATCCAGTCAATAAGTACGGACATGAAGGGACTGTGCTTGGCAACAAGTTGTATATCACTGGTGGAATTACATCATCTTCAACTTCTAAGCAAGTGTGTGTATTTGATCCCAGTAAAGAAGGGACGGTAGAGCAGCGAACGCGGAGAACTCAAGTGGTCACTAACTGCTGGGagaacaaatgcaaaatgaattACGCGAGATGCTTTCACAAAATGATTTCTTACAATGGTAAGCTTTATGTCTTTGGTGGTGTCTGTGTGATCCTGAGAGCTTCCTTTGAATCTCAAGGATGTCCATCTACAGAGGTTTATGACCCCGATACCGATCAATGGACTATATTGGCTTCTATGCCAATAGGTAGGAGTGGTCATGGCGTAGCTGTTCTGGACAAACAGATAATGGTTCTTGGAGGCCTTTGTTACAATGGTCATTACAGTGATTCCATTCTCACTTTTGatccagaggaaaacaaatggaaagaaGATGAATATCCAAGGATGCCGTGCAAGCTGGATGGCTTACAGGTCTGCAGCCTGCACTTCCCTGAGTATGTTCTGGAGCATGTTAGACGTTGCAGCTAA